In Mongoliitalea daihaiensis, one DNA window encodes the following:
- the carB gene encoding carbamoyl-phosphate synthase large subunit — MPKDSSIKHVLLIGSGPIVIGQACEFDYSGSQASRSLREEGIKVTLINSNPATIMTDPVTADNVYLLPLEKKSIVKILQDHPDIDAVLPTMGGQTALNLAIDCEKGGVWKKFGVRMIGVDIDAIDTAENREKFKALMEKIGVGVCKGDTATSFLQGKEIAQEIGFPLIIRASYTLGGAGGAFVEKAEDFERLLSAGLQASPVHEVLIEQSILGWKEYELEVMRDNIGNMIVICSIENFDPMGVHTGDSITVAPAMTLPDTVYQRMRNYAITMMNSIGNFAGGCNVQFAVSPDNSEIIGIEINPRVSRSSALASKATGYPIAKVAAKLAIGYNLDELTNSITGTTSAFFEPAIDYVIVKIPRWNFDKFKGSDRRLGLSMKAVGEVMGIGRNFQEALQKACQSLEIKRNGLGADGKELRNQEELLYSLANPSWNRLFHVYDAFKLGISFRTIQDLTKIDKWFLKQIEELIQLEHEIEKYKIDTIPAELMDKAKKRGYADRQIAHLLDCLESDVFNKRYHEMGIKRVYKLVDTCAAEFEAQTPYYYSTFGEENESVRSNKKKVVVLGSGPNRVGQGIEFDYSCVHGVLAAKECGYETIMINCNPETVSTDPDISDKLYFEPVFWEHIYEIILQEKPEGVIVQLGGQTALKLAEKLDKYGIKIIGTSYEALDLAEDRGRFSTLLKENEVPYPEFGTIHNTDEALELCKTIGFPLLVRPSYVLGGQGMKIVINEKELEEHVVNVLRDIPNNEILLDHFLEGAIEAEADAICDGENVYIIGIMQHIEPAGIHSGDSYAVLPPYNLGDYVMRQIETYTKKIALALRTVGLINIQFAIKNDKVYVIEANPRASRTVPFICKAYQEPYVNYATKVMLGEKKVTDFEFNPVKKGYAIKEPVFSFHKFPNVNKELGPEMKSTGEAIYFIEDLMDDYFLKIYAERNLYLSR; from the coding sequence ATGCCTAAAGACTCCAGCATTAAACACGTCTTACTCATCGGTTCTGGTCCCATTGTTATTGGTCAAGCATGCGAATTTGATTACTCTGGCTCTCAGGCCTCTAGGTCTTTGAGAGAAGAAGGGATTAAAGTTACCTTGATCAACTCGAATCCAGCGACTATCATGACGGATCCGGTGACTGCGGATAACGTGTATTTGCTTCCGTTAGAAAAGAAATCCATCGTTAAAATCCTACAAGATCACCCTGATATCGATGCAGTATTGCCTACCATGGGTGGTCAGACGGCATTGAACTTAGCCATCGACTGCGAAAAAGGTGGCGTTTGGAAAAAATTTGGTGTTCGCATGATCGGTGTAGATATTGACGCTATTGATACTGCTGAAAACCGTGAGAAATTCAAAGCCTTGATGGAGAAGATTGGTGTTGGGGTTTGTAAAGGTGATACAGCCACTTCCTTTTTGCAAGGAAAAGAAATTGCACAGGAAATAGGCTTTCCATTGATCATCAGAGCATCCTATACCCTGGGTGGTGCTGGTGGAGCTTTTGTAGAGAAAGCTGAGGATTTTGAAAGATTGCTATCAGCTGGCTTGCAAGCTTCACCTGTTCACGAAGTACTGATTGAGCAGAGCATCTTGGGCTGGAAGGAGTATGAGTTGGAGGTGATGCGGGATAATATCGGGAACATGATTGTGATCTGTTCGATTGAAAATTTTGACCCAATGGGTGTGCATACAGGAGACTCCATCACCGTAGCACCTGCGATGACGCTTCCAGATACAGTGTATCAGCGCATGCGAAATTATGCGATTACCATGATGAATAGTATCGGGAATTTTGCAGGAGGCTGTAATGTGCAGTTTGCCGTAAGTCCGGATAATTCGGAAATCATCGGTATTGAAATCAATCCACGGGTTTCCCGTTCTTCTGCCTTGGCATCCAAAGCTACAGGCTATCCAATTGCTAAAGTTGCTGCCAAATTGGCTATTGGTTACAATTTGGATGAATTGACGAATTCCATTACAGGTACTACTTCAGCATTTTTTGAACCGGCTATTGATTATGTGATTGTAAAGATCCCGCGTTGGAATTTTGATAAATTTAAAGGATCCGATCGTAGATTGGGATTATCCATGAAGGCGGTAGGTGAAGTGATGGGTATTGGCCGTAACTTCCAAGAAGCCTTACAAAAAGCCTGTCAGTCTCTGGAAATCAAGCGTAACGGCTTGGGAGCCGATGGTAAGGAGTTGAGAAACCAAGAAGAGTTATTATACAGTTTAGCCAATCCAAGTTGGAATCGTTTATTCCATGTATATGATGCGTTCAAATTGGGTATTTCCTTCCGTACTATTCAAGACCTTACCAAGATTGACAAGTGGTTTTTGAAGCAAATTGAAGAGTTGATCCAGCTAGAGCATGAAATCGAAAAATACAAGATCGATACTATTCCAGCTGAGTTGATGGACAAGGCCAAGAAAAGAGGGTATGCGGACCGTCAGATTGCGCATTTACTAGATTGTTTGGAGTCAGATGTGTTCAACAAGCGTTACCATGAAATGGGCATCAAGCGAGTCTATAAACTGGTAGACACCTGCGCGGCTGAGTTTGAAGCGCAGACTCCTTATTACTACTCCACTTTTGGAGAGGAAAATGAATCTGTGAGATCCAACAAAAAGAAGGTAGTAGTCTTAGGTTCAGGGCCAAATCGTGTAGGGCAAGGGATTGAATTTGACTATTCCTGTGTGCATGGGGTATTGGCTGCCAAAGAGTGTGGCTATGAGACCATCATGATCAACTGTAATCCTGAGACAGTTTCTACGGATCCTGATATTTCCGATAAATTATATTTTGAGCCAGTTTTCTGGGAACACATCTACGAGATCATCCTGCAAGAAAAGCCTGAAGGGGTGATTGTACAGTTGGGTGGTCAGACTGCCTTGAAGTTGGCTGAGAAGTTGGATAAGTATGGCATCAAAATCATCGGGACCAGCTATGAGGCACTAGATTTGGCAGAAGACAGAGGTCGTTTTTCTACCTTATTGAAGGAAAACGAGGTTCCTTATCCGGAGTTTGGTACTATTCATAATACCGACGAGGCATTGGAGCTTTGCAAGACAATTGGATTTCCATTGTTGGTTAGGCCTTCTTACGTACTGGGTGGTCAGGGGATGAAAATTGTAATCAATGAAAAGGAACTGGAAGAGCATGTGGTCAATGTATTACGTGATATTCCAAACAATGAAATACTACTTGATCATTTCTTGGAAGGAGCGATTGAAGCAGAGGCTGATGCCATTTGTGATGGAGAAAATGTCTACATCATTGGTATCATGCAGCATATAGAACCCGCAGGTATCCATTCGGGTGATTCTTATGCCGTATTGCCTCCGTACAACTTGGGTGATTATGTGATGCGTCAGATTGAGACCTATACTAAGAAAATTGCTTTGGCTTTGAGAACTGTTGGCTTGATCAATATTCAGTTTGCCATCAAAAATGACAAGGTTTATGTAATTGAAGCCAACCCTAGAGCTTCTAGAACCGTTCCATTTATCTGTAAAGCGTATCAGGAGCCTTATGTGAATTATGCTACGAAAGTGATGTTGGGAGAGAAAAAAGTCACAGATTTCGAATTTAATCCAGTGAAAAAGGGTTATGCTATCAAGGAACCTGTATTCTCCTTCCATAAATTCCCGAATGTCAACAAGGAATTAGGTCCTGAAATGAAGTCTACCGGAGAAGCGATCTACTTCATTGAAGATTTAATGGATGACTACTTCCTCAAAATCTACGCCGAACGAAATTTATATCTAAGCCGTTAA
- a CDS encoding RNA polymerase sigma factor: MKHLYRKEEDLLRDCLQQKQDAQFELFERYKLAMFNLVYRICNDYDQANDILQEGFIDVFRNLGKFEQKSTLGAWIKSIMLRKALKVVSKKMVFEEIVENLEDQTYPLEQWIQAEVLDQAIRSLPVASRTVFVMYEVEGYSHQEIADTLHISLGTSKSQLHYAKKILQERLSKHYQEK; this comes from the coding sequence ATGAAACATTTGTACCGCAAAGAAGAAGATTTACTCAGAGATTGCCTCCAACAAAAACAGGATGCGCAGTTTGAGTTATTTGAGCGGTACAAGTTAGCCATGTTTAATCTTGTCTATCGAATCTGCAATGACTATGATCAAGCAAATGATATTTTGCAGGAAGGCTTTATAGATGTATTCAGAAATTTAGGAAAGTTTGAACAGAAATCTACGCTAGGTGCTTGGATAAAATCCATCATGCTGAGAAAAGCCCTGAAGGTAGTTAGCAAAAAAATGGTCTTCGAAGAGATTGTCGAAAATTTAGAAGACCAAACCTATCCCTTAGAACAGTGGATTCAGGCAGAAGTGTTGGATCAGGCAATCCGAAGTTTACCAGTGGCTTCCAGGACTGTGTTTGTCATGTATGAAGTGGAAGGCTACTCTCATCAGGAAATTGCAGATACTCTACATATAAGCTTAGGTACTTCAAAGTCCCAGCTTCATTATGCAAAGAAAATCTTACAAGAACGTCTCTCAAAACATTACCAAGAAAAATGA
- a CDS encoding peptide deformylase, translating into MKTVDDILKLGDPRLYEVCEPVLESELPLVKAWVQDLHEAMEDIRKVYGFGRGIAAPQLGIMKRLFYLNLDKPYIIINPEIVQASSEMFELWDDCMSFPNLFVKVERHQSITLEYLDENWEKQYWTVEGAIAELIQHEYDHLNGVLCTMRAIDEKSFRWR; encoded by the coding sequence ATGAAGACCGTTGATGATATCTTAAAATTAGGGGACCCGCGCTTGTATGAGGTGTGCGAACCGGTGTTGGAATCGGAATTACCTCTGGTGAAGGCTTGGGTACAGGACCTGCACGAGGCCATGGAGGATATCCGGAAGGTTTATGGTTTTGGGAGAGGCATTGCAGCCCCGCAGTTGGGGATTATGAAGCGGCTGTTTTATCTGAATTTGGATAAGCCATACATCATCATCAATCCTGAGATTGTCCAAGCGAGTTCGGAGATGTTTGAGCTATGGGACGACTGCATGAGCTTCCCAAATTTGTTTGTAAAAGTCGAGCGTCATCAGTCTATTACCTTGGAATACTTGGATGAAAATTGGGAAAAACAATATTGGACAGTTGAAGGTGCGATTGCAGAACTGATCCAGCATGAATATGACCATCTCAATGGAGTTCTGTGCACGATGCGCGCGATAGATGAGAAGAGTTTTCGGTGGAGGTAG